The following are encoded in a window of Physeter macrocephalus isolate SW-GA chromosome 9, ASM283717v5, whole genome shotgun sequence genomic DNA:
- the LOC129392384 gene encoding uncharacterized protein, with product MPADLRGPAEGAEEEVPRLSCRYPGLSGRYTVSQDSDPEPQSQTEEDRPGRVREGQSREGGAGPKRRRWACASSREVPERWPHLVPFLVSQSWSPREGLIPGSRSGSPLPLPARSRSPRGVRVRSSGSGHPEEASSRKPVTPRRPPVPSLVTLREPHLSPRVQSFRGGPVLSSRTGHPEEAPSHPCALRSPNPWGLVTPKRSRPRPGVTSHPEVGPVPWPVWLQRESGQAGQELEVGVHLGGRKEQKPLSPMEEGISLCAVSPSVVTEF from the coding sequence ATGCCAGCTGACTTACGTGGGCCGGCGGAAGGGGCGGAAGAGGAGGTACCGCGACTGAGCTGCCGGTACCCCGGACTGAGCGGTCGGTACACTGTGAGCCAGGACTCCGACCCTGAACCTCAGTCCCAGACCGAGGAGGACAGACCGGGGAGAGTCCGCGAGGGCCAGTCCAGGGAAGGGGGCGCCGGGCCCAAGCGgcgccgctgggcctgcgcgagCTCCCGGGAGGTCCCAGAGCGGTGGCCTCATCTCGTCCCCTTCCTGGTCTCCCAGAGCTGGTCACCCCGAGAAGGCCTTATCCCCGGAAGCCGGTCAGGCAGCCCTCTCCCCTTACCCGCTCGGAGCCGGTCACCCCGAGGAGTCCGCGTTCGGTCCTCGGGATCTGGTCACCCTGAAGAGGCCTCGTCCCGGAAGCCGGTCACCCCGAGAAGGCCCCCCGTCCCGTCGTTGGTCACCCTAAGGGAGCCCCATCTTAGTCCCCGGGTCCAGTCATTCCGAGGAGGCCCTGTCTTGTCCTCAAGGACCGGTCACCCAGAGGAGGCCCCTTCCCATCCCTGTGCCCTGAGAAGCCCTAATCCCTGGGGTCTGGTCACCCCAAAGAGGTCCCGTCCTCGTCCCGGAGTGACCAGTCATCCCGAGGTGGGACCAGTGCCCTGGCCGGTGTGGCTGCAGAGGGAAAGTGGGCAGGCTGGTCAGGAACTGGAAGTCGGGGTGCatctgggagggaggaaggagcagaAGCCACTGTCCCCAATGGAGGAAGGAATAAGTCTCTGCGCTGTGTCCCCAAGTGTAGTTACCGAGTTTTAG